DNA sequence from the Candidatus Neomarinimicrobiota bacterium genome:
CTGAAGTTCTTCCTTCCCCTTACAAATAATCATGCCGATGTTCGACCCGCATCCACCTGCGGACTCACGGCCGAACTGTCCTGGCCTGTGAGATGGGCCGAAATCCGTTCAAACACCGTTTCAGTATCCAGATTTCCATCCACTTCAAAATAGCAGCCCTTATTCGAATAAAAATCAGTTAACGGTTTCGTCTGCTCGCGATACACTTGTAGACGTCTCTGAATAACGTCCGGAAAATCATCCGGGCGTTGGATTAACTTTGCTCCGCAAGTGTCACAGACGCCCTCCTGCCGAGGAGGCGAGAAATTAACGTTGCTGATTCTACCACACTCCGAGCACTGCCTGCGCCCCGACAACCTCTTGATCACAACCTCTTCATCCACTCGAATATTGATCACCCAGATGGGCGTCTCTCCTGCAATCTCTTCCAAGATTTCGGCCTGAGCAAGATTGCGAGGGAACCCGTCCAAAATAAAGCCTGTCGAGTCCCTGAAATCGGTCATGTATTCACGGACCA
Encoded proteins:
- a CDS encoding nucleoside monophosphate kinase, with the translated sequence RLVREFRMKHLSTGEALRQKAGEDTLLGNQARESMERGELVSDELVAEVVREYMTDFRDSTGFILDGFPRNLAQAEILEEIAGETPIWVINIRVDEEVVIKRLSGRRQCSECGRISNVNFSPPRQEGVCDTCGAKLIQRPDDFPDVIQRRLQVYREQTKPLTDFYSNKGCYFEVDGNLDTETVFERISAHLTGQDSSAVSPQVDAGRTSA